DNA from Ziziphus jujuba cultivar Dongzao chromosome 2, ASM3175591v1:
CTTAGAGAGACCTTTGGCTTTGGACCTTGAGATGAGGGTCTTTAAAGACTCTTTGAAACTGGGAATTTGAGAATCTGCTAAAGCGATATTGTTCATGGTGGAGTCCCATTTACTAAGCTTAAGGCCCATGGAAGACCTCCGGGCtacaaaattgcaaaatttcaaatggttaattagtataattaactattatatgaaagaagaaagagcttgaaattaatttaattttgaaactaACTAACTAACAATCAAAGCTTGAAAATTGTGTTCACTCAAGCCCAATCAAAGCTTGAAAATTGTGTTCACTCAAGCCACAGAAGAATCTTTTCAGATTAAGTCAATTTTCAAGCTCTTTCTtctttcatataataatttatattatgtatgttaacatttttaaatttcacaattttgtAGCTAGGAGGTAGATGAGACTCCACTTTAGCGAGGATGGCTCTAGGGAGATTCTCAAATTCCCAATTTCAAAGACTCTTTGGAGACCTCATCTCATGGTTTGGAGCCAAAGGTCTCTCTAAGAAGTACGTTGTTGCTTTCTTAGGTAACAATTGCTTTcactattattttgtttttttttttggtcactctttcttttcatttgcaGGTGTGCACACCATTAGCTTAGCACATTGTCCTGCCTTCCATGATAGGATATACAACAACAGCTCCAACATTGATCTTGCGTTTGCCACCGACCTTAAGAAGAAATGTCATTCTATGATCGCCAGTACCAATGTTGACATTTTGGCACCTCTCAGCATCGTCTTGTCCACAAAGTTTTATAACAGCTACTTCATCAATCTGAACCAAAGGAAAGGTCTTTTAGAATCTGATAAGATTTTATTCCCCCAGGGAAATAGCATCTCTGCAACTGTAAATCTCATATCACAGTATATGAAAAGTCTTGAAGATTTTAAAATAGACTTTGCATCTGGAATCATCAGGATGAGCAAATTTAACCCATTCACGGGCTTAAGCAAGAAACGTTAGAAAAAACTGCACCATCGTCAACCAAAACATGGATCAAGAATCAATTTTACAATGAACAACAATGAAGTTctatctaataaattaatactttgtttctttcatatTTAGTCTGTTAGAATATGTTAGGAAACTTTCCAATAATCTGCTGTCTCTTAAATATGCGAATGTGCCATTTCAAACTTATAacaattcaaagaaagaaaaaaaatgtgtacTAATTGAATCAAACTATTCAGAGAATTGTATTGATTgttggagaaaaaaataatctgTAAGATCCAATTGCTTTAATAATTAaaggatttttaaaaataaaatttcaattaaaaataacataaattgtAATGAGAATAAACTAAACAGTCTAAAGTCttgtagctatatatatataagtgaagctcttatatatatatgtatatatatgtagaaaattttgaattgcTTTATACAATTCTGATGTgggatttttcaaaaatcccaCTTCAAAATCATAACTTATACATGTGCAAGTCCTGTCTCTTTTTCATCTTCAATCAATGTAGGACTAATGTTGTTTAACTGAtctatcaaaaataatatttcaatgaattaaaaacattaatttggaaaataaatattttggccCAAACATAGTCTTAtgaattaatcatatatatatatatatatatatatgcatatatttatatttaagtgGTATCAAAATTAGAGATGACAATTCATATTAACGGATCATGTCCGGATTAACTTGTTTATTAATCATATCAAAATTACTTAACTCGAACATGACCTATTTTATATAGATAAGTGCTTTCAAAATTAGAGATGGTAATTCATGTTAATGGATCATGTCTGGGTTAactcatttattaattatgtcgAAAATGCTCACTCCAAACATGACCTATTTAATAAACAAGTAACCTAGCATGTACCATGTAACTCATTTGTTATGTTTCAATTGAGGTTAACACAACCTCTTTTTACTAAATTTACttgtttatataaaattcacccaattatataaattaattatttcaaaaaaaattcagtaTAACGGGCTTACCACTTCAACTATAGACCCATCCAATTAAAAATCGGCAATTCCTTAAGATTTAACACACCGTCAATTCTTTAAGATTTAATACATCATCTTTGAACATTCAAATAATCAatgtaaaattgatatatatatatatatatatattatatatatatatatatatatatttactaataaTAGATTTGTTTTATAGTAGCTTATTAACATaatcaattttcttaaaaagaattttcacacgaaaaaatatttttatataaggaatacttttattttgacctaaatattttgttgtcaaaaaaaaaaaattctaaacatCTAATAAAGAAATAATCACATCAacccaacaaataaaaaaagttaaaagaaaaatatatataaaattatattttgcatgtgtaaaacaaatgtttttttttctgtataatACTTGAACATTTTATATGACATATAATATCTATAtgtaatattgatatatatatatatatatatatatatatgcactgtTAGTCATGATCAAGttaggataatttttttttttataaaatcaaaatatattaatcttataaaatcaaaatatattacaaattaattagaaCGAACTGATTAATTTCACTTCAATCTGAATTTTTTTACTATTCCAACTTCATAAAGTCAAAATATAGTGACTAGATAGTAACTTATATactctatgtgtgtgtgtattatatatatatatatgtacataatgCTCAAGTTAATTTTATAACTAAGGTGGTAGGCTGCTTGTCGAAACTAGctattatatgttaattttgttttcctaTAACCTGCTTTTTCCTAATAGGTATCaatatctttaatttgtttcctCTGAATATtatactttcctaatcttactAGGACAAGGATTccactactatatatatataaatatatatatatatatatatatatatataatcaagggTTTGCGTTTTATTTTCCTCCACAACTcacgaaaaaaacaaaaagcaaactCACGAAGGTTTTCCAGTAAATCCAATTAATGGCTGCTTCTgataggaaaaaggaaaaaataataaccgCAAACTGGAGTAATCTTGTGAGTGAATTGTTGGAGTTGATCCTCAAAAGACTTGGTTTCCTCGACATTGTTCACTTCAGAGCGGTATGTTCTTCATGGAACAGAGTTGCTCGATTCTATATCACTTCCCCAATATATTTTCCATTAATGCCTCAAACTCCATTGCTGATGTTTCGTAAGAATCGCAGATTCTTCAATCTTTCAGATAGTAGGACCTACAAGACCACAAGAAAGCAGCGGCAAGGTCGTCTAGGGTTTTATGACTATGAAGACTCTTGGTTTGTGGGATCATCATATGGCTGGTTGgtgatttttatcaaaaaattgaaagtcctTCATATTCTTAATCCGTTATCATTCGAACGAATTCAAATCCAACTCCCTTCGAACATGTCCAAAGACATTCGTTTTATCTTCAAAGCTATCATCTCCTGTGATCTTTGTCGTCGTAGTACTAGTAGTAGCAGCAAAAGCTTTTGTATTGTGGTTTGTGGAACATTCCAAGATAAACTAGGATTTCTTATGCATGAAGATACCACCACGACCGCCACCACAACCACTGCAACCACCAAGACCAGCATCACAACCACGACTTCAACAACACACTTAGTAGGTGACGGTCACCAAATCTACATTGATATAATCTGCCACAATGGTATGCTATATGCGTTATCCTATGTGGGCCTGGTTGAAGTTTGGGATTTTCTTAGTCATCCTTTTCCCAGGAAAGTTTTGGACATTGAATTTTCTCCAACAGTAACCCGATTGATAAGAAAAAATTGTAAGCTTTCGCGTACAAAATCTTATTTGGTGGAATCAATGGGAGAGCTTTGGTTTGTGTTGCCGATAGGTGAATCAGTGAAATCAATGGAGTTTGTTGTGCATAAGCTAGATTATGGTAAAAAAACATGGGTGAACCTCGATAATTTATCCAACCAAGCGCTTTTTATAAGTAAAAACGAATGCATTTCAGTATTGACTCGAGATTTACCAGAAGTTagggaaaatttcatttacttcataattgaatattggGAAAAAAAGACCAAGAAATACCGGGTTGGAATTTACAACttcaaagagaaagagatggTCGACCTTCCTGAGCATATGAAGTCTTGTACAAGTAATTCGCTACTCTTTTGGATTGTTCCTAATCCTTGGATTGTTCGCAGCATGTAGATCAAGATTTCATCGTGTAGTTTGTTTTCTATTATCGCGAATAAAAcccttattataatttttttcttaggaatttttttcatgtttccttaattttagttatatatttatatacataaccTATGCGAAACTTAATTTCTATCTTTGCTAATAAGAGTACGTGCCTCTATCTGAATTTTTTGgttataagtaaaataaaaaaaaattaaaaaaaaaaaaaaacacaaaaagttcTAAAAAGTAATCTTTTATGTGGCATGCACGCTCTTTGGCGCTTCCATTTGCATAATCGTTTTTTGGAAGAATTCACCaaaacccccccaaaaaaaaaaaaaaatctttctttaaagaaaatttgttaTGCACAGTGTCTGCTCTATTTGCGAATGTGGGGATGAAACAAACTGTTAATCGACTTTTGAAGGATCGGATTATGCACTCTTTTGTGGATTTATGCGATCAATTTTTTTCATGATTCTCTCTTCCTTTCAGCGAGAACAATTTGTTTTCGTAACTTGGGAAATATGAAATCATAGGAATGGGATTATTCATGGGGTATGCCACAGTCCGATAATTTCTTGCTTACAAGTGTAGCTCAGTTTGCATTTGGAACACCATGAGGCTAATGCATGGGGTGTGTGAGGTATTCTTGGGAATTCTGCTTATTTGGGTGTCAATTCCTTTTTGTTAGAGGATCTTAAGCAATTGTtggttaatttttcttgtattacGCACCAAGAGAAGCAAATTGAGTAACTTAGGAGATTGCTTGTTATGCTTTCTTTATCCTTCAATGCTTTTGAATCAAATTCTCTTATCAGGATGATGTACGTTTTCGTTGACAATTAATATAATTCCCTTCTATCTcccggggaaaaaaaaaaaaaaaaagaattctaaaagtaatcaaaaaaaaaaagaaaaaaaaaagaaaaaaaaaaaaggaaagggaagGCAAGGCGGTTGGCTGTGaaataattcatttattatAGCAGAGAACATTATGTTCAGTTAAATTTAGTGattaaaaagcataaaaaatattttataaatttcgaAAAGTAAATCCATTTAAAATTGACCAAAAAAGCTAATactcttttttaaattattttgttaaatataatactactttttttattttgccagtataaaaaacaataaaatcttGTACCTTGCAAAACTTATCGATATGTGTATAAGCATGTGTGGtgatatttgattcaaatttttaaaatgttataatttaaataatattgtagCACCAAAcatttgtttatcaaaatttttgataCCAACTTGtggtaatatattaaaaattgaaaattttaatataaccTAAATACATTGAAAATCAACAAACAATATAATATGTACCACGTCAACTCTGGTAACTAATATTCGGTTAAATAAAGGGATATTTCACCTTAATTATCTAAGGTTTGTattgattataatttaatatcttaaatttcaataattatatattagcaTCCTATAGGCCTGTAAATGATGTTACTTTAAAgggcataaataaaacaataaaagagaaaaatagtgacatttcaaaatctaaaaaaaggtCAAGATATTTTTTAACATGATAAAAGAACcgaattatatttaaatcaaatataaagGGAGGTAAATGATATACTTGCCAAAATAAGTAATTTGATTACTCAAgtataattcttttaatttttgagtTTTCAGTACTGTAACCCAACCTTTGCCTGTACTTGAACTTTCCCCtaaacctttatttttttggcgCTTTACCCTTAATCCAGTTTTTTCTTTGCACTGGTAGGCTATATTGTTTTTTGGGTCTACTGACATGGCATGCCTGTGATTGTCTTCTTTAAAACCAGTTCCTCTCCCATAGTTTCAgtggttttaaatttatttttcatcctTAGAGGCTTgatttctttcctttctcctaTGGTTTATTAGAATAGTGGATGTGATTTCTCAAAGGCTAAAAATGCTAAAAATCATTCTGGATTTGGGGAttgccaaatttatttttttatattatttaaattatatatatatatatatatatatatatatatatatatatatatataaaatcaagttCAAATAAGATAGATTTGATAGTTTTCACAATAGGTTTTTCTTTGTATATCCTTGGattatatcaaaagaaaaaaatttaaaattcaattaaccAAACATGAATTTATTGACACATGTATATTAAAGcccttttaagaaaatatagatTTACTAATATAttgaaactttatttaaaaaaatgaactcTATTGAGATTTAATTTACCACAAatagatttttcaattttagctTTTAAAGTAATCAAAAggcttttcaaaaaacaaaaaaactaatcaAAGTGCTAAAAATGAAGTTTTTATGGGCTTCTATGGTTTTACTGTTAGGTCAATCCGATAAAagactagatatatatatatatatatatatatatatatatatatatatatatatatatatatatatatatatatataattatgataacATCAAGACATCATAACTTTAAATGgtcatttatttcattttaacttGTCTATACTATAttttaagtttataaaaataagatataCTGGTATGAtaattaatctatatatatatattttcatttaccaaaataaaaacgtactctttaattttctattttatggtggctttatttatttttatttgtgtgtgtgtgtgtgtgtgtgtgtgtgtgtgtgattgcGCTTCTTTTTGTTCGGATTTGAGTGTTAATTTTGTAGCCAATCTAATTTAATTCAGCTTTCACATGCTTTGAACAAGATCTTTGCACTAGTGTGACGGTTATAAAAGGTTAATAAATTGACAAAGTATTTTCTTACTAATAATGAAAAATCTTAAGCTCTAATtagtcaaataaataataaggtaAGTGAACAAAAACAGAGCAGATAAAAAGCTGATGGAACTGGATTTCCACTTACAGCCAAATATGAAGGAAAACCGATGAAAAATCTCGATTGGGGAGCATCTATATAGATAGAGTTTTCTAATGAAAAATTCAGCTTTTGAGATTTCGCAGGAGAGAAGGAAagaggataaaaaataaaacttgacAGCCTTCTCATTCAGATTACGAtttgaaaaagtataaaatacaTGCTTTAATATGTTAATAAAACTCTAAAAGACAATAACCGCAGAGTCTATTTTCTTAGACCATCTTGATAGTCTTGAAACAGAGcaagaattttgaaaataacattGCAGATAGAAAGTCCAACTGTTCATCAGCCCTGTTGAACATAGCGTTTTGGCACAATAGTGCCAATTTCCTTGATATTCTTGAAGGAAAGCAACTCTCCCTGAGACACCACCATGGGAGGACGACGTGTCAAGCTTCCATTACCAGTGTCCCAGAATTTGCAGAATTCTTCAGGAAACATGCGGAGTCGGAGGCAACCGGAAAGAGAAGAAGAGaattcaaagagaaagagaCAAGAAGATGATGTCTCTCTCCATATTGAAGGTAGAAGCTATCGGATTGAGCCCAACAATCATGACACAGAATCagaaaagaatgaaaagaaaagtcaaGACCCTGACACCATGGCAGGACCACCACTTCAAGACTCTGAAGAATTGCAGAAAAGGGAAGAAGACACTTCAGAGAAAACTAGTCACGAAGATGTTTCGGACTCGGAAGGTGAAGACCACGACTCTGACATGGGAGGACTACGTGTCCAACTTACAGTTTCAGACATGCACCAGAGGCAATGTCAATGGGAAGAAGGGACTTCACACAgacgagaagaagaagaagatgtttCAGACTCAGCAAAAGAAAGTGAAGATTCTGACACCATAGGAGGACCACGAGTCAAGATTCCACTTCCAGACTCAAGTGAAGATTCTGACACCATAGGAGGACCACGAGTCAAGATTCCACTTCCAGACTCTCAAAATTTGCAGGATTGTTCAGAAAACATCCACCACACTATGCTGCGCCAGAGGCAATCTGAGAGGGAAGAGGAGGCATCAAAGAAAAGGAGGCAAGAATATGTGTCTCTACATATTGAAGATAGAAGCTCCCGCGTTGAGGTCAATGACACCGAATCTGAAGACGAAAGTGATAACTTTAAGATGGAAAGCAGCAATGGAAGCAATAGCGAGAATGAAGACACTGACTCAGATGGCAAGAGTCAAGACTCTGATAATGAAGACACTGACTCAGATAGCAAGAGTCAAGACTATGATAATGaaagccaaaatgaacacaGCCACTCAGAAAAAAGCAGTGGAGACAGCAATTCTATCATCGAATGTGATCTCTGCCAGAAAGGTTTTCATTCTGAGCCATTTGGAAAGGAATTTAACCTCAAACTACGCACCATAAAATGCCATAAGATCATAAGGAGGCTGGCAAAATTTCTTGGAGTAAACTACCATGTGGTAGATGAGAAGGGTACGAAGAATTTGCAGTGGTGCCTACTAAAGAGTAGGTATACAGGAATCAAAAGCATGATTAA
Protein-coding regions in this window:
- the LOC107419319 gene encoding putative F-box protein At5g55150; this translates as MAASDRKKEKIITANWSNLVSELLELILKRLGFLDIVHFRAVCSSWNRVARFYITSPIYFPLMPQTPLLMFRKNRRFFNLSDSRTYKTTRKQRQGRLGFYDYEDSWFVGSSYGWLVIFIKKLKVLHILNPLSFERIQIQLPSNMSKDIRFIFKAIISCDLCRRSTSSSSKSFCIVVCGTFQDKLGFLMHEDTTTTATTTTATTKTSITTTTSTTHLVGDGHQIYIDIICHNGMLYALSYVGLVEVWDFLSHPFPRKVLDIEFSPTVTRLIRKNCKLSRTKSYLVESMGELWFVLPIGESVKSMEFVVHKLDYGKKTWVNLDNLSNQALFISKNECISVLTRDLPEVRENFIYFIIEYWEKKTKKYRVGIYNFKEKEMVDLPEHMKSCTSNSLLFWIVPNPWIVRSM
- the LOC132800781 gene encoding lignin-forming anionic peroxidase-like translates to MALGRFSNSQFQRLFGDLISWFGAKGVHTISLAHCPAFHDRIYNNSSNIDLAFATDLKKKCHSMIASTNVDILAPLSIVLSTKFYNSYFINLNQRKGLLESDKILFPQGNSISATVNLISQYMKSLEDFKIDFASGIIRMSKFNPFTGLSKKR